The region GGAAAGGTGAACGGAACTCAAAAAGTCGGCGGTGTGGCGGGCTGGGCGCGCGGCATCAGCGGGTGGTTTTCCCCCGGAACCGTCAGGAACTGCTTCTATTCGGAAGACGCGGCTTCGGGCGGTATCAACGGCACGGACGTCTCTGCCAATGCGGTTGCGCTGACCGACGCGCAATTAAAAGAGAAAGCCGCGTACGTCGGCTGGGATTTGACGGCCGTCTGGGAATTCGGCGGGAACGATCCGGGATATGCCTATCCGACGCTGGTCAGCGTGAAGCACCGGGAGATCGGAAGTATCGCTGCCCCGGTAATCGCCGAAGAAAAACCGGATAACAGCTTTCAGATTATCTTGATCATCTTTGCCGCGATCCTTGCGGTTGCTGTCACGATCAGCATTGTTACTTCAAAAAATCAGATCCTCGAGAGATGACAGCCCTCGGTCAGGCTGCCGAGAACCTTGCGGCGGCGAGATCCTTCGACTGCGCCCGAATTGTCGATTCGGTAACAGAAAATGAACATCTTCGGGCTTCGCTCAGGATGACAAATTCAAATCGCCGCTCCGAAATTCGGGGCGGCGATTTTTATCTTGTATTCACTGTTCCCGTTTGGTAAAATAAGTCGCGTAACACTTTCGGGATCATTGCTTCACAACAACGGCATAAGCGAGTCATATACTGGTAATATGCAATAGGGATTTTGATTCGGGGGTATTTTTATGTGCGGAATCATCGGATTTGTCGGAAAACAACCGGCCGCGCCGATTTTGTTGGACGGTCTCGAGCGGATGGAATATCGGGGCTACGACTCCGCCGGTATCGCGGTAAGAACCGAAGACGGCAAATTATATATTAAGAAGGCCAAAGGGCGCCTTTCGGTGTTATCGGGCCTTGTGAACGGCGGAAAAGACCTTGACGGGACACTCGGCATCGGGCACACCCGCTGGGCGACCCACGGCGAGCCCAACGACGTCAACGCCCACCCGCATGTCAGCGAATCCGGCAGCATCGCGCTCGTACATAACGGCATCATCGAAAATTATATGGAGATCAAAGACGCGCTGCTCAAAAAGGGCGTCAAATTCACCTCCGACACCGACTCCGAAGTCGCCGCGCAGCTGCTTGAGTTTTATTATAACGAGTGCCATGACATGCTCGAGGCCGTCTCGCGCACCCTGCACCGTATCGAGGGCTCGTATGCGTTCGGGGTTTTGTGCAGCGACTACCCCGGCGCGCTGATCGCCGCAAGGAAAGACAGCCCGCTGATTTTGGGGTACGGAAACGGGTTTAACTTCATCGCCTCCGACGTGACCGCGATGATTTCTTACACTCGCGAGGTCAGCTATATGGAGGACGGCGAGATCGCCGTTCTGACCGCGGACGGCATCGATGTTTATAACAGCGAACTGGTTCCGGTCGAAAAGACCCGCCGCACCGTTGACTGGGACATCACGGCAGCCGAAAAGTGCGGCCATCCGCATTTTATGTACAAAGAGATTTTGGAGCAGCCCGAGGCCGTCCGGCGCACGGTCTCCCCGCGCGTAAAAAATAACCGCGTTGTCATGCCCGAACTGACTTGCATTTCACCGGATTATTTTAAAACGTTATCCCGCATCTATGTCGTCGCCTGCGGGTCGTCTTATCATGTCGGCATGGTCAGCAAATACATCTGGGAAAAGCTGCTGCGCATTCCGGTGGAAGTCGTGCTGGCTTCGGAATTTCGGTACTGCGAACCGCTCGCCGGAGCGAATACGCTCGTCGTCGTCATCAGCCAGTCGGGTGAAACCCTCGATACGATGGCGGCGATGTCGGAAGCCAAACGCCGGGGCGCAAAGACGATTTCGATTGTCAATGTGGTCGGCTCGTCGATTGCGCGTAATGCCGACCATGTGCTCTACACCCGGGCGGGCCCTGAAATCGCGGTCGCAACCACCAAGGCGTACAGCACGC is a window of Oscillospiraceae bacterium DNA encoding:
- the glmS gene encoding glutamine--fructose-6-phosphate transaminase (isomerizing), coding for MCGIIGFVGKQPAAPILLDGLERMEYRGYDSAGIAVRTEDGKLYIKKAKGRLSVLSGLVNGGKDLDGTLGIGHTRWATHGEPNDVNAHPHVSESGSIALVHNGIIENYMEIKDALLKKGVKFTSDTDSEVAAQLLEFYYNECHDMLEAVSRTLHRIEGSYAFGVLCSDYPGALIAARKDSPLILGYGNGFNFIASDVTAMISYTREVSYMEDGEIAVLTADGIDVYNSELVPVEKTRRTVDWDITAAEKCGHPHFMYKEILEQPEAVRRTVSPRVKNNRVVMPELTCISPDYFKTLSRIYVVACGSSYHVGMVSKYIWEKLLRIPVEVVLASEFRYCEPLAGANTLVVVISQSGETLDTMAAMSEAKRRGAKTISIVNVVGSSIARNADHVLYTRAGPEIAVATTKAYSTQLVLMDLLGLYIADLLGTVSPEQYDGILSAILTLPEKMNAVLAQISDIQYFASRWFNHNSIFFIGRNLDYAMGLEGSLKLKEISYIHSEAYASGELKHGTISLIEPGALVVALGTYAPLFDKAVSNIVEVKARGAEVMALTSESRKEKMG